The following nucleotide sequence is from Sander lucioperca isolate FBNREF2018 chromosome 19, SLUC_FBN_1.2, whole genome shotgun sequence.
TCAGGATACAGAATGTAATGTGTCCTTACTGTTACTGTCCAGCAAAGCCtgtcattgtttatttctgtggCCCTGCTGCACTCCAGATAGTTTCTGGTTAAAAGGTCTGGCACATTACCAATCTGGTTCAAATCTATTTAGCAAGATAGAGAATAATTTGTGTTGGTTAAGGGGTGGCAGCAGCTTAGTCCGCAGGGAGTTGAgctgggaaccggagggtcgctggttgaagtccccgtacggaccaaagtacggagtgtggattggtagctggagagatgccagttcacctacTGGGCACTGTCAAGGTGCTAATGGGCAAGGCACCGTTCCCCACCGTTCACCACCCAACTGCTCAGGGCgatggtccagcactggcagcccactcactctgacatctctccatttgtgcatgaacaggtcctgagcatgtgtgtgtgtgtgtgtgtgtgtgtgtgtgtatttcaggcctgtgtctACTGATTTCCAacaaaacagagtgtaaattgtaatttccccactggggatcaataaaaagtgttaaaaataaataaataaataacataaaaatcTCCAACAAAAAATATAGCGACCCAAGAGAGACGGTTATTGGACGTTTTTCTTTCAAACTCTACATGCTTACACAAGGTCAAATTTGCAAAAATGTTACTATGAATATACAGAAAAACACCAAATTCCatccaaataaacaaaaatgaaagGGAAATAATTGATTTAAAATCAAAGATAGGTCAACATCAAGTGCTGTTGGTTTACGGttattgtatttatatttatatctttTCAGTGTTAATTGTATCACATGTTTTTTGTATGTCCTGTTAAGTGCTCAAAAGTACGGAACCCCTGAAGGGACATGATTCATTTTTTCTTCATGCTCACGAGAAACCTTCTGCTCTGCACGCAAAAGTATCTCATGCTCACAAGAAACCCATCTAAGGCTAGCCAAATGATGCTAATGAAGTGCTGCTAATGTTATGTGGCTAAAGTTAATATTTCACTTTCACAGCATGGAATAGTGGGGGGTGGATGGAAACATTCACCAACTACTAGTTGGTGTATAACTACAACAACTCAGTTACAGTTCTCACCTGATACAAACAACGTTCCTCTTTAAGGATGACTGAAGGAGTTTGGTCATCAGTCCAGTCAGAGCAGCAGATTCTCTCCACACGTTAAAACTCTTTCTcttgaaggtaaaaaaaaaagaagtcagaaATGTTGGTAAGGTCATGAAAAGTGACCTAAATTCAAACAGCCACATCAGCAGGGTTACTGCCACTTTAAAATATAGTGAGAGTTAAAGCATTTCTGTCAGAACGATCAAATAAAATGTGTCCATACCTTTATGTTTAGGGAGGAGTATTGTAAAAGATGATGCTTATCATCAGAGGGTAAAACCTGcagagctctgctgctgctgttaacCACGTTCTCACCAAAACACTTCTCCTTCAGTTCTCAGAAAACAACACTAAGCTGCATGAGGAACCAACAAACCAGTGTATGGACATATTGCATCAGGTGTACATTTCTGGTGTGCGAGCACATTGAATAATTTTAGCATTTTAATTGACTCTGTAAAGATTCCTTCTGTGTGAGAAGTTTACATTTAGGCCTGAAGCTTCTCTTGTTGAACTTTGAATGAAAAGGGGTTTGGTCAAAAGACAGAGTAACAGATTCTCTCCACATCATCTGTGGGGCTGAGAACTCGTCTGAAAACTCATCAGTGGCTCAAGTACTTTATCTCCACACTGAACCACATCTGGCTTTTTGGCTGTTTAGATATCGTCAAGAAAttaaaaagatgaaaagttgatcTGTGAATTTAGCAGCTgaaagaaggataaaaagaagaTTCAGTCACTATAAGGAAGTCACACTTTACTCAGAACGGGAAGTGAACGCTGTATCTCTCCTAAAGAAGTCAGAAACGTTGACAGTCGAGGgcgagagaacgagagagagagacggagaggaaCGATGGCTGAATTCAGACGGattcaaataactttatttgtgaTTCTGATGCTCCAGTTTACAGGTAAGGACCCAAAACACATACATGACTAAAAGAAATGTTAATGATAGTATTTAAGTGACTAACATTGATATAAATGAAACAGCCAAGTTTGCTGATCTTTGTTGTAATTAATGATCATCCTCTCACATAACCTAACTATACACATAAATGCCAAATTATTATCTCAGTTATGTTTGTCTCATCTTCAACAGCAGTAGCTGGACTAAACCCCCTCTCCTTCACTGTCAGAGCTGGAGATGAAGTCACTCTGCCTTGTGAAAATGTGATAATTCAGGACAACTGTGACCAAACTACTTGGCTTTCTAGTCGTAAAGGGGAAACAACAGTAGCGCTGATAGAGCATGGACAGATTAAAGATGGGATTCCCAAAGCTAAATCAGACAGACTGAGTGTTACAGAGAAATGTTCTCTGGTTATAAAGAATGTCACAGAGGAGGATGTTGGTCGTTACACCTGCAGACAGTTCAACAGATCAGGACAACAACAAGGTCCAGATGCTGTGGTTCATCTGTCTGTTGTCAACAGTGAGTATTTACATCATAATGTTTACTAACTGTCTTGTTAGAACAATATACTGAAACATGACAATAATTATGATTACAGTGATGAAGTTAATTTAACTATTGTTGTCTTTCTCTCACAATATCTCCATCTTCACCAGTTGAAGAACAGAAGAACACTGATGATACAGTCACTTTGAACTGCGCTGTATCGGGATATGCTGGGTGTGACCACTCAGTGAAGTGGCTGTATGAGGGTAATGAGAATGACGTGAAGATAACACCTCATACCTGTTCAGCCAGTGTGTcatttcctcctcatcttcatcaGAAGTTACTGAAGTGTAACGTGACAGATAAGAAGAATGGAAACACGCTGCAATTCCGGTCCTCACATGAGAAAacaggtacagttggttttatttGATGGATTTAAAGTTTTATGATTACATTATTACTTCTTGTTTAGTCTCGTCAGATGGTAAACGTGAGGTATTTCATCaccatttgttgtgttttgttatttCATATATTCCAAAAGACAATACATCAAAACAaggtagtctctctctctctctctctctctctctctctctctctctctctctctctctctcgtatgAATGTCAGACCGACACATGGCTGCAAATGGAGATATTCACGTTGGAGAAAGCACGTTTGTTCTCTTTGAGCTACAGGATTTTGAATAGAACAGAAAGCTGCAGCCCAaatatatttcatgtttttattctctTCAGACTGGTGGAGGGTCATCATGGTGTCTGTGGGTTTAGCAGCACTCGTAATAACTGTTGTGGTGCTCAACATATGGATGAGAACTAAAGGTGAGAACATTCACAGATGTCATCTTTAGAAGAAGATTTAATGAATGTCTAATGAACAAGAACTATTGATGAAGGTAGATTTACAGTGTGGAAACTAAAGtctgctctttttttgtcttttcaggaAACAGAACCCAGATGGATGGCAATGCTGTGAGTTTTAAAACTGAATAATCAAACGCTTATCTTTATGATATATTTCACTatttacaataagaataaacagTGCTGACTGGATTGTTTAGAGTCTAAGTGGCTGCAGCAACAAAGGAGATGTATTTGTTCCATTTGATCTCAGAATCTccagtgtgttgtgttgtttttcacagGAGCAtcatgatgaagatgaaggtaCAGTGACCTATGAAAACGTTGGAGAACCTTCTGTTTCTATCAGACTCCACTGATCAACAACTTCAACATCAacatggcgtgagcgtggtgtgagcgtggcgtttctgttgcgtgtcagttgcgtgtcagctgcgtggatttttctatgtctttacacaccaacatgtctgacgcggtgctgttgctgctagccttgtctggacacatgtatgtttccaaTTGATAAactgaaataccatgttaaacataaatatatactgatttgattacagcaaagacaacgtcggcagtattgacggcaaaataggctacagaatatttcgttctgtattgacaggtgctatatttaaaaatcaaattttttaaaaaaaattacatttctatctgcatttatatcaaaacctagagactttcaaacatcaacatgtcatttattaatatgtattcgtgtctaaacgacatataaacatcttttcctattctatttagcctggaaacgcttccgacacgcttgcgtgtcacgtgaaaaataggcgtcggttctatttctggcaggcacgcgttttcggcacggctcgagccgcgcctaagacgtgcgtgtcacgcaggcaatGTGTAacctctaacctgttaacatgggagccgaaatataaacggacacgccacgcagctgacacgctcgcgcgacgcatccagtgtc
It contains:
- the LOC116039974 gene encoding uncharacterized protein LOC116039974, which translates into the protein MAEFRRIQITLFVILMLQFTAVAGLNPLSFTVRAGDEVTLPCENVIIQDNCDQTTWLSSRKGETTVALIEHGQIKDGIPKAKSDRLSVTEKCSLVIKNVTEEDVGRYTCRQFNRSGQQQGPDAVVHLSVVNIEEQKNTDDTVTLNCAVSGYAGCDHSVKWLYEGNENDVKITPHTCSASVSFPPHLHQKLLKCNVTDKKNGNTLQFRSSHEKTGTVGFI